The proteins below come from a single Gimesia alba genomic window:
- a CDS encoding vWA domain-containing protein, giving the protein MSERHFQFNSFELSGWTIVSVCAVVLALVTIILLFRYERRLVAPKVGNILIALRVMTLIFILLTFLEPVLTWSFNTEKTGRLVVAVDVSDSMNTQDRHASDLEKLQLARALKIIGNDQIDDRLDRWENAYSLKQDPPWVDESETANPEKRAQLAASRKQNLEEIFAEIDKLSRKEIAQKLLLNPANPILEKLQQRGQVDLVLFAGDAVSAEKTTLESGLDQVPDQVHMGLSNLSQALKASSGSAESGASPVSGYILLTDGRDNSQLNPVSTAEQLGQMQVPVYPVILGSSHQPKDISVAALDYPQTAFKDDKPLLKARIGTSGYDGQEIRVVLKQNDREVAVKNFKSRGISKLLEFELDSEKLGRQEYTVETNLLPGETRDDNNEKSFAINIVDDKSHVLLVEETARWEFRFLHNALERDKRIDLQQVLFEQPYMGLLPQPFFPNQLLIKTQPENEQPNLEEKTHPFADKDLIIIGDVSPEHLENWEHIQTFVADQGGTLVLLAGKKYLPLGHQSEILNELLPLENLKVVDWNQANFKVPPAERGMRLQLTPEGEAEPLFQFDVNPETNRDIWKQLPGHLWFLQGELKPGASVLAYGISPFNAPLDEEKDGVIIQRQYGSGKVIWIGIDSTWRWRYRVGDRYHHRFWGQLARWAARNKASAGNEFVKFSLSKTDIDAGEITTATARWTQEYLDRFPDVKSSVTISSAAEPDKIIASFDLNRQKNQPTIQEANLPSLPAGEYQLKLITSPEVAEGKEITTPLFVHEIKTIELGNLTSNPQLLSEMAESSGGKMLTPGTIDQLLELLPNLSQETTNQDEISLWDHWLILTLIMGILTVEWAIRKLNGLP; this is encoded by the coding sequence ATGAGTGAACGGCACTTCCAGTTTAACAGTTTTGAATTGAGCGGATGGACGATTGTCAGCGTCTGTGCCGTCGTGCTGGCGCTGGTCACCATCATCCTGCTCTTTCGTTACGAAAGACGCCTGGTTGCGCCTAAAGTGGGAAATATACTGATTGCTCTGCGCGTGATGACACTCATTTTCATTCTGCTTACGTTCCTGGAACCAGTTTTAACCTGGTCCTTCAATACGGAAAAAACGGGACGCCTCGTAGTCGCCGTGGATGTTTCCGACAGTATGAATACCCAGGATCGCCATGCCAGTGATCTGGAAAAACTGCAACTGGCGCGGGCGTTGAAAATAATCGGCAACGATCAGATCGATGACCGCCTGGACCGCTGGGAAAATGCGTACTCTTTAAAACAGGACCCCCCGTGGGTCGACGAAAGTGAAACAGCCAATCCGGAAAAAAGAGCTCAACTGGCGGCCAGTCGTAAACAGAATCTCGAAGAAATTTTCGCGGAAATAGACAAACTATCCCGTAAAGAAATCGCGCAAAAACTGTTATTGAACCCAGCCAATCCAATTTTGGAGAAACTACAACAGCGAGGACAAGTCGATCTCGTTCTATTTGCCGGTGATGCGGTTTCCGCAGAGAAAACCACACTGGAATCGGGGCTCGATCAGGTCCCGGATCAGGTTCATATGGGCTTGTCCAACCTCTCGCAGGCGCTCAAAGCCTCCTCCGGCAGTGCCGAATCCGGTGCTTCGCCGGTCTCCGGCTACATCCTGTTGACTGATGGCCGCGACAACAGCCAACTCAACCCGGTCTCCACGGCGGAGCAACTGGGACAAATGCAGGTGCCGGTTTATCCTGTAATTCTGGGATCTTCTCATCAACCGAAAGATATTTCAGTTGCCGCCCTCGATTATCCTCAAACCGCTTTCAAAGACGACAAACCGTTACTCAAAGCCCGGATTGGCACCAGCGGTTACGACGGTCAGGAAATACGCGTGGTCTTAAAACAGAATGATCGCGAAGTCGCTGTGAAAAATTTTAAGTCCCGGGGCATCAGCAAATTGCTTGAATTTGAACTCGACTCCGAAAAACTGGGAAGACAGGAATACACAGTCGAAACAAACCTCCTGCCGGGCGAGACACGTGACGACAACAACGAAAAAAGCTTCGCGATCAATATTGTGGATGATAAATCGCACGTATTGCTGGTCGAAGAGACAGCACGCTGGGAATTCCGCTTTCTGCATAACGCTCTCGAACGTGACAAACGAATCGACCTGCAGCAGGTCCTGTTTGAACAACCCTACATGGGCCTCCTCCCGCAGCCGTTTTTCCCGAATCAATTATTGATTAAAACCCAGCCTGAAAACGAACAGCCGAACCTGGAAGAGAAAACCCATCCCTTCGCAGACAAAGATCTGATCATCATCGGCGATGTTTCACCCGAACACCTGGAAAACTGGGAGCACATCCAAACGTTCGTCGCCGATCAGGGAGGAACTCTTGTATTACTGGCGGGAAAAAAATATCTGCCTCTGGGACACCAATCGGAAATTCTGAATGAACTGTTGCCACTCGAAAATCTGAAAGTGGTTGACTGGAATCAGGCAAATTTCAAAGTCCCTCCCGCTGAGCGAGGAATGCGGCTGCAACTGACACCGGAGGGAGAAGCGGAACCGCTGTTCCAGTTTGATGTGAATCCGGAAACCAACCGTGATATCTGGAAACAACTTCCGGGGCACCTCTGGTTCCTGCAAGGGGAACTGAAACCGGGTGCTTCCGTATTAGCCTATGGCATTTCTCCTTTTAATGCGCCACTTGATGAAGAAAAAGATGGGGTAATCATCCAGCGTCAATATGGTTCCGGGAAAGTAATCTGGATTGGGATCGACAGTACCTGGCGCTGGCGGTATCGAGTGGGAGACCGATATCATCACCGCTTCTGGGGTCAACTGGCACGCTGGGCTGCTCGGAACAAAGCGTCTGCTGGCAATGAATTTGTCAAATTCAGTCTGAGTAAGACGGACATTGATGCCGGAGAAATCACTACCGCGACGGCTCGTTGGACTCAGGAATACCTGGACCGATTCCCGGACGTGAAATCCAGTGTGACCATTTCCTCTGCAGCCGAGCCGGACAAAATCATTGCTTCATTTGATCTCAACCGACAAAAGAACCAGCCGACCATCCAGGAAGCAAATCTACCCTCACTTCCCGCCGGGGAATACCAGCTCAAGCTGATCACGTCGCCTGAAGTCGCGGAAGGAAAAGAGATCACGACCCCCCTGTTCGTCCATGAAATTAAAACGATTGAATTGGGCAATTTGACATCGAACCCGCAGTTGCTCTCGGAAATGGCAGAATCCAGTGGTGGAAAAATGCTGACGCCCGGGACAATCGATCAACTGCTGGAATTATTACCCAATTTAAGCCAGGAAACGACGAATCAGGATGAAATTTCACTATGGGATCACTGGCTGATTCTGACGCTGATCATGGGTATTCTCACGGTAGAATGGGCGATTCGCAAACTGAATGGATTGCCTTGA
- a CDS encoding BatA domain-containing protein produces the protein MTFDFLNPMMLLGLLGISLPILVHLLSRKRYDIVHWGAMQFLQLGRRTRRRIRLEGWLLLAIRMLLIALITFALARPWISGGFLSKFISTQSRDVVFIIDGSYSMGWEGEATTPHSAAIQWIHRFMEELNSGDTITIIDARDQPRLVTESPTHQFELVREKLNQLPPPAGSSNLANSVSKAIQTLSTTSNLEREIIVLTDDQAFCWSPQDTILWDQVNDLLQQSAVPIDLWATNVGGEKNQGVQSNLRVDKLMASREVCVKNLPVKIATTIRYDGPEPTLISPVYFEVDGQRINEKTQSVKIENHGEAAIEFQYRFEDEGTHVVSVVLDPDQLPGDDRSDAALHVTSALPVLLVDGTPSFDPTRSEVFFTNLALMAPTNRTPWIQTTVIEKEQLNAEILKNQAVVILANVDALTETQAGDLIDFVNHEGGGVMIALGDQINPEQYQKLLFHAEGLIPVKLKAHESNPGIDFGNLIQISSDSLQTPWLARFRGEYASGLTSARFNHWWDVSILDQAVEPPDDETEESKAKPKSTPVKIAELSNNKPLMFLMNHERGRVMLLTSSIDADWNNLPTKPDYVPFLHEAIFELSAGRVFRNINTDEPIVVPVPAKTTIDQLEFLDPNNNPVAGTIDSSANGATFQSPNTSLPGVYALNPKQGVETELKADRFVVNFDRSESDLTPLTEAQQKTLSDDYHLTFFKTLDELKQAMFSDVSETEFWRVLLLIFLLLMVGELFLTRRLVQGGHATLADHNHPDSTI, from the coding sequence ATGACATTTGATTTCCTCAATCCGATGATGCTACTCGGCTTGCTGGGGATTTCATTGCCCATCTTGGTGCATTTACTGAGTCGTAAACGCTACGACATCGTGCACTGGGGAGCGATGCAGTTTCTGCAACTGGGACGACGGACCCGGCGCCGTATTCGCCTGGAAGGCTGGCTGCTGCTGGCCATTCGCATGCTACTGATTGCTTTAATCACATTTGCGCTGGCACGCCCCTGGATTTCCGGCGGTTTTTTATCGAAATTTATTTCCACACAATCCCGAGACGTAGTCTTCATTATTGATGGTTCCTACAGCATGGGCTGGGAGGGAGAAGCGACCACGCCACATTCTGCCGCCATTCAATGGATCCACCGTTTTATGGAAGAACTGAACTCGGGAGATACCATTACGATCATTGATGCCCGTGACCAACCGCGGCTGGTGACCGAGTCTCCCACTCATCAGTTTGAACTGGTACGGGAAAAGTTAAATCAACTGCCACCACCGGCCGGTTCATCCAATCTGGCAAACTCGGTCTCCAAAGCCATTCAGACTCTAAGTACAACATCCAATCTGGAACGCGAAATCATTGTCCTCACGGACGACCAGGCTTTCTGCTGGTCTCCACAAGATACCATTCTATGGGATCAGGTGAATGACCTGCTGCAGCAGTCGGCGGTCCCCATTGATTTGTGGGCCACCAACGTGGGGGGCGAAAAGAATCAGGGAGTCCAATCTAATTTACGAGTCGATAAATTAATGGCTTCCCGTGAAGTCTGTGTGAAAAATCTCCCTGTGAAGATCGCGACCACCATCCGCTACGACGGCCCTGAACCGACGTTGATCTCTCCTGTCTATTTTGAAGTCGATGGCCAGCGGATCAATGAAAAAACACAATCAGTGAAAATTGAAAATCATGGCGAAGCCGCTATTGAGTTCCAGTATCGCTTTGAAGACGAAGGAACCCACGTCGTTAGTGTTGTACTGGACCCGGATCAGCTTCCGGGAGATGATCGATCTGACGCGGCTTTACATGTAACCAGCGCTCTGCCGGTATTGCTGGTCGATGGCACACCCAGTTTTGACCCGACACGTAGCGAAGTTTTTTTTACCAATCTGGCGTTAATGGCACCTACAAACCGCACCCCCTGGATTCAGACCACTGTCATTGAAAAAGAACAGCTAAATGCAGAGATCTTAAAAAATCAGGCGGTTGTCATTCTGGCAAATGTGGATGCCCTCACCGAAACACAAGCGGGTGACCTGATTGATTTTGTCAATCACGAAGGGGGAGGCGTGATGATTGCCCTCGGTGATCAGATCAATCCCGAGCAATACCAAAAGCTGCTGTTTCACGCTGAGGGCTTGATCCCCGTTAAACTCAAAGCACACGAATCGAATCCGGGGATCGACTTCGGCAATCTGATTCAAATCAGTTCCGACAGCCTGCAAACTCCCTGGCTCGCTCGTTTTCGAGGTGAATATGCCAGCGGCCTGACTTCAGCCCGGTTTAACCACTGGTGGGATGTCTCAATTCTCGACCAGGCTGTTGAACCTCCCGACGATGAGACAGAGGAATCGAAGGCCAAACCGAAGTCGACGCCTGTCAAAATTGCCGAACTGAGTAATAACAAACCACTGATGTTCTTAATGAATCACGAACGTGGCCGAGTCATGCTGCTGACGTCATCAATTGATGCCGACTGGAATAATCTGCCGACCAAACCGGATTATGTCCCCTTTCTGCACGAAGCCATATTTGAACTTTCTGCGGGACGCGTGTTCCGAAATATCAATACCGACGAACCCATCGTCGTCCCGGTACCAGCCAAGACGACGATCGACCAACTCGAATTTCTCGATCCGAACAACAACCCGGTCGCAGGTACAATCGATTCTTCTGCAAACGGGGCAACGTTTCAATCACCAAATACATCGCTGCCCGGCGTGTATGCGCTGAATCCCAAACAGGGCGTAGAAACCGAACTGAAAGCAGATCGATTTGTCGTCAACTTTGACCGCAGTGAATCAGACTTAACGCCTCTCACCGAAGCACAACAGAAAACATTGAGCGACGATTATCATTTGACATTTTTTAAGACACTCGATGAACTGAAACAGGCGATGTTTTCGGATGTCTCGGAAACGGAATTCTGGAGAGTTCTGTTATTGATCTTCCTGCTGCTAATGGTGGGAGAGCTATTTCTGACAAGGCGACTGGTACAAGGCGGGCACGCCACCCTCGCTGATCATAATCACCCCGATTCTACTATTTAA
- a CDS encoding FAD-dependent oxidoreductase produces MLSVYTKMVRAVLVMILLFVVSTTTNAKEIKPDQVEPAYDVVVYGGASGGIAAALQAKRMGKSVLLIEPGNHLGGLSSGGLGATDIGNKAAIGGIAREFYRALGTHYSQPESWVYQKAAEYKSRRKKSNEAEMWTFEPHIAEATFDKMLDDESVPVLKRQRLDLKQGVQKRGTRIGSIKMESGLVINGKVFIDATYEGDLMAVAGVSYHVGRESNATYGETLNGIQTKNAVYHQFIKPVDPYIVPGDPKSGLLPGVQQEGPGGEDGDGDHRVQAYCFRMCTTDVPENQREWVKPDNYDPLRYELLLRNFEAGDHRTPWAPSLMPNRKTDTNNNFAISTDNIGMNYEYPDADYQKRAEIIQEHLTYQQGLMWTLANSPRVPAAVRKKFQTWKPAKDEFQDTEGWPFQLYIREARRMISEYVMTEKNCMSEIVAEDSVGMAAYTMDSHNQQRYAINGRTLNEGDVQVGVPHPYPISYRSIRPKKSECENLLVPVAMAASHIAYGSIRMEPVFMVLGQSAATAACQAIDADKAVQDIDYSQLRKQLLQDKQVLAWDGPRRVPPIRVAQLKGIVVDDRDAKATLGWKKSSSNTPYVAYGYQHDSDSNKGEMQVTFSADIPEAGLYDVRVYYAPNSNRATNTPYTVQHSGGSKTILVNQRQKPNQGKYHSLGRFVLEKGKQEILVITNKGTDGHVIVDALQLVPVETN; encoded by the coding sequence ATGCTCTCTGTTTATACGAAAATGGTCCGCGCCGTGTTAGTAATGATTCTATTATTCGTCGTTAGTACGACAACGAATGCGAAGGAAATCAAGCCGGACCAAGTGGAACCCGCCTATGATGTTGTCGTCTACGGTGGTGCCTCAGGGGGGATCGCCGCGGCCCTTCAGGCAAAACGGATGGGGAAATCTGTGTTATTAATCGAGCCAGGGAATCATCTGGGAGGACTTTCTTCCGGAGGTCTGGGGGCGACTGATATTGGGAACAAAGCGGCCATCGGGGGGATTGCCCGCGAGTTTTATCGCGCACTGGGTACACATTACAGCCAGCCTGAATCCTGGGTTTATCAGAAAGCAGCCGAGTATAAAAGCCGTCGCAAAAAGAGCAATGAAGCGGAAATGTGGACGTTCGAGCCTCATATCGCGGAAGCGACATTTGACAAAATGCTCGATGATGAATCGGTGCCAGTTTTAAAACGTCAGCGTCTGGATCTGAAGCAGGGGGTTCAGAAACGAGGGACACGCATTGGTTCCATCAAAATGGAAAGTGGCCTGGTCATTAATGGTAAGGTTTTCATTGATGCAACATACGAAGGTGACCTGATGGCGGTTGCTGGCGTGTCCTACCATGTCGGACGTGAATCGAATGCAACGTATGGTGAAACACTCAATGGAATTCAAACCAAGAATGCCGTTTATCATCAGTTTATCAAACCCGTTGATCCTTATATTGTTCCCGGTGATCCGAAAAGTGGTTTATTGCCGGGAGTCCAGCAGGAAGGTCCCGGCGGTGAGGATGGTGATGGCGATCATCGAGTGCAGGCTTACTGTTTTCGCATGTGTACGACCGATGTCCCGGAAAATCAGCGGGAGTGGGTGAAGCCTGACAATTATGATCCTCTGCGCTATGAACTGTTGCTGCGAAATTTTGAAGCCGGCGACCATCGTACTCCCTGGGCGCCTAGCCTGATGCCAAACCGAAAAACCGATACGAATAATAACTTCGCGATCTCGACTGATAACATCGGCATGAACTACGAATATCCGGATGCCGACTATCAAAAACGGGCGGAGATTATTCAGGAGCATTTAACCTATCAGCAGGGACTCATGTGGACATTGGCCAATTCTCCCCGGGTTCCTGCAGCAGTCCGTAAGAAGTTTCAGACCTGGAAGCCGGCCAAAGATGAATTTCAGGATACGGAAGGCTGGCCGTTTCAGCTTTACATTCGCGAAGCGCGGCGGATGATTTCGGAATATGTGATGACAGAAAAGAACTGTATGTCCGAAATCGTAGCGGAAGACAGCGTCGGAATGGCCGCTTACACGATGGATTCGCATAACCAGCAGCGTTATGCCATCAATGGAAGAACGTTGAATGAAGGAGACGTCCAAGTGGGGGTGCCGCACCCTTATCCGATTTCCTATCGTTCCATTCGTCCGAAAAAATCAGAATGTGAAAATCTGCTGGTTCCCGTCGCGATGGCGGCATCGCATATTGCCTATGGTTCGATTCGCATGGAGCCGGTCTTCATGGTATTGGGGCAATCCGCGGCGACAGCCGCCTGCCAGGCAATTGATGCGGACAAAGCGGTGCAGGATATTGATTATTCCCAATTAAGAAAGCAACTGTTACAGGATAAGCAAGTCCTGGCGTGGGATGGGCCGCGTCGTGTTCCCCCGATTCGCGTTGCTCAACTAAAAGGGATTGTAGTTGATGACCGAGATGCCAAAGCAACGTTAGGCTGGAAAAAAAGTTCATCGAATACTCCCTATGTTGCGTATGGATATCAGCATGACAGCGATAGCAACAAAGGAGAAATGCAGGTCACTTTTTCAGCAGACATTCCTGAGGCTGGTTTGTATGACGTTCGCGTTTATTACGCACCCAATTCCAACCGAGCCACAAATACGCCCTATACTGTTCAGCATTCCGGCGGTTCCAAAACCATTCTGGTGAATCAGCGACAAAAGCCGAATCAAGGCAAATATCATTCACTGGGACGTTTTGTGCTTGAAAAAGGCAAACAGGAGATTTTGGTGATTACTAATAAAGGGACCGACGGGCATGTCATTGTTGATGCCTTGCAACTGGTTCCCGTCGAAACGAACTAA
- a CDS encoding DUF1570 domain-containing protein: protein MRNGIFKYSVSLLIFTFTCTLGITNLQADLFTYVDESGKTVTIEAMLYGSGKHRGEMQHGLLKPDGYLQLVPQGKIKKRVLKAAPLPLTVEQMSEGLLKKFGSEKFRFHLQEPFVVGVVLAAPLDGSDRTELRVKTFLEKAGRFMHNVEVIFETYARKMNIELKEYDFPMAMLIFESDDDFEKYAKETSALGEGASNVLAYYSQISNNLILRMSECSSFETPLHEAIHLQTTNRGVAKRLAPVPSWFMEGIATGFEGKGDRINVSPDRINSHYALLSGVAKLLNWGHVVSYNGAFSGSILSGDAYVHAWGLHWMLVTQYPKEYVEYIKNISSKEPFEKLTPKEQYDEFVEIMKVRPESLQLQFKVKLVRAILDQKVKLPPLDDRTMHLEKHKQEMAIVKMTATSYSPLAPPRIEGWLQNISPFRPMTFHVTVQTDAGTYAEWYLSEVGIRKKIKLKAKNATHLMRGGRGGSWKTYHVEVESAYPNSEIAKEWAAGKLPVPVVSRRVQVTPSN from the coding sequence ATGCGAAACGGCATTTTCAAATATAGTGTGAGTCTGCTGATTTTTACCTTCACCTGCACTCTGGGGATCACTAATCTTCAGGCTGACCTTTTCACATACGTGGATGAGTCTGGCAAGACCGTGACAATCGAAGCAATGCTCTACGGTTCGGGGAAACATCGTGGAGAGATGCAGCACGGCCTGTTGAAACCAGATGGCTATCTGCAATTGGTGCCGCAGGGGAAAATTAAAAAACGGGTTCTAAAAGCAGCACCTCTACCCCTGACCGTCGAGCAGATGTCAGAGGGGTTGTTAAAAAAGTTTGGTAGTGAAAAATTCCGTTTTCATCTGCAGGAGCCCTTCGTCGTCGGCGTTGTGTTGGCGGCACCTCTGGATGGTTCGGACAGAACTGAGCTACGCGTTAAAACGTTTCTGGAAAAGGCAGGGCGTTTCATGCATAACGTGGAAGTGATCTTCGAGACATATGCCAGAAAAATGAACATCGAACTCAAGGAATATGATTTTCCGATGGCGATGCTTATTTTCGAGTCAGATGACGATTTTGAAAAATATGCCAAAGAAACTTCTGCGCTGGGCGAAGGAGCGAGCAATGTACTCGCTTATTATTCTCAGATTTCCAACAACCTGATTCTCAGGATGAGCGAATGCAGCTCTTTTGAAACGCCGTTACACGAAGCCATCCATTTGCAGACGACCAATCGAGGCGTTGCCAAAAGATTGGCGCCGGTTCCATCGTGGTTTATGGAAGGCATCGCCACCGGTTTTGAAGGCAAGGGGGATCGCATTAATGTCAGCCCGGATCGAATCAATTCGCATTATGCACTGCTTTCCGGAGTTGCCAAATTATTAAACTGGGGGCATGTGGTCTCATACAATGGCGCCTTCAGTGGAAGTATTTTATCGGGCGATGCCTACGTCCACGCCTGGGGATTGCATTGGATGCTGGTTACCCAGTATCCGAAAGAATATGTCGAATACATTAAAAATATTTCATCTAAAGAGCCCTTCGAAAAATTAACGCCGAAGGAGCAATACGATGAGTTTGTCGAAATCATGAAAGTGCGACCGGAATCTCTGCAGCTCCAGTTCAAGGTGAAACTGGTGCGGGCCATTCTGGATCAAAAAGTGAAATTGCCGCCATTAGACGATCGAACCATGCACCTGGAAAAACATAAACAGGAAATGGCCATTGTCAAAATGACGGCGACTTCTTATTCGCCGCTTGCACCGCCTCGCATTGAAGGCTGGCTGCAGAATATTTCGCCGTTTCGTCCAATGACGTTTCATGTCACGGTGCAGACTGATGCGGGCACATATGCAGAGTGGTATTTATCGGAAGTGGGAATTCGCAAGAAAATCAAACTAAAAGCAAAGAATGCTACTCATTTGATGCGCGGCGGCAGGGGAGGTAGTTGGAAAACGTATCACGTGGAAGTTGAGTCGGCTTATCCCAATAGTGAAATTGCCAAAGAATGGGCTGCGGGGAAATTGCCTGTTCCCGTTGTTTCTCGTAGAGTACAAGTTACTCCCTCAAATTAA
- a CDS encoding sugar phosphate isomerase/epimerase family protein produces the protein MKLSLSVRIAEAACKTKLNIPFAEIAQIAADLGYSALCMRASVAGVHSSQAELEQVRSIVDQAGLVVSMVTADFNIPQNNDQAPDALKNIEPSLHVAEVLGSRMIRVCLKTEADIAHAQKAADLAAERGMQLVHQFHPACLFEEVERSVAVLKQIDRPNVGLIYEPASLLMCGQEYGETTLRQILPWLMNVYVQNLVITDDGPDHLETWCLGDRPFQLLPYWDESGRGIDFQKVVDGLQAVGYGGFFTVHQAEGIVTADDARAYAVRCKEWVDSLL, from the coding sequence ATGAAACTGTCACTTTCAGTGAGGATCGCTGAAGCTGCCTGCAAGACGAAATTAAACATTCCCTTTGCTGAAATTGCTCAAATTGCCGCTGATCTGGGGTATTCTGCATTGTGTATGCGTGCCAGCGTAGCGGGCGTGCATAGTTCGCAAGCAGAACTGGAGCAGGTTCGTTCCATTGTTGATCAGGCGGGACTGGTGGTTTCAATGGTCACAGCTGATTTTAATATTCCACAAAATAACGACCAGGCTCCCGACGCGCTTAAAAATATTGAGCCCAGTCTGCACGTGGCAGAAGTCTTAGGCAGCCGCATGATCCGCGTCTGCTTGAAAACGGAAGCAGATATTGCCCATGCTCAAAAAGCTGCCGACCTGGCCGCTGAGCGGGGGATGCAGTTGGTGCATCAGTTTCATCCGGCTTGTCTGTTTGAAGAAGTGGAACGGTCGGTAGCCGTTCTCAAACAGATCGATCGTCCCAATGTTGGTTTGATATATGAACCGGCAAGCCTGCTGATGTGTGGTCAGGAATACGGCGAAACAACACTGCGGCAGATTCTTCCCTGGCTGATGAATGTCTATGTGCAAAATCTGGTGATTACCGACGATGGACCAGACCATTTGGAAACATGGTGTCTGGGAGATCGCCCGTTCCAGCTTTTGCCTTATTGGGACGAGAGCGGACGTGGGATTGATTTTCAGAAAGTGGTCGACGGACTACAGGCGGTTGGCTACGGTGGCTTTTTTACCGTCCATCAGGCAGAAGGCATCGTGACAGCCGATGATGCCCGCGCGTATGCGGTCCGCTGTAAAGAATGGGTTGATTCACTTCTTTGA
- a CDS encoding sulfatase-like hydrolase/transferase, whose translation MKKAFVVSFEQLPACMLGCYGHQWIETPNFDRLASLSVVFDQHFANDLSSQNSYPWWTGHTIPCDFGTQTNENDTGLFELLREQRIQSTLLLESDSEAGRNADTRAQETYFNQFDQVETVSGQNGFKVSEVNTPIAQLMQVVLKRLPEWMESSQDQLVWIRSEGVPLLPLAPEFFSTLYLDEVLDQGESEDDFEEKAELAEEFDQLDSDENSESDLDVEDWQELVTVVAELFTNPEEWSELEDHERQMARAVYAGYVTLLDQWFGRLLDQLLDYAESQSILLIVTAARGDSELLGPVRQVENWDLFEEATHVPLLIFDSENEQQGTRRQFLSQSADIPVSLLSWSGIPREKITSAGSNLLTLTRDQTTLPEPVIYAASDRAIALRTAEFYYLTLREERETPDSEEPPYLDESLKTQLYQKPSDHWDVYELHTQLPEIVAQMSALLDEKRIEQHDEDLS comes from the coding sequence ATGAAAAAAGCATTCGTCGTCAGTTTTGAGCAACTTCCCGCCTGCATGTTGGGCTGTTATGGCCATCAGTGGATTGAAACTCCCAATTTCGATCGCCTGGCTTCCCTTTCCGTTGTCTTTGATCAGCATTTCGCAAATGATCTTTCATCACAAAACTCATACCCCTGGTGGACAGGCCACACGATTCCCTGCGATTTTGGAACACAGACGAATGAGAATGACACGGGTCTGTTTGAGCTTCTGCGAGAGCAGAGAATTCAATCCACCTTATTGTTGGAATCAGACAGCGAAGCCGGGCGCAATGCAGATACTCGGGCGCAGGAAACATATTTCAATCAGTTTGATCAGGTGGAGACGGTTTCAGGCCAGAACGGATTTAAGGTCAGTGAGGTCAACACACCGATTGCGCAACTGATGCAAGTCGTCTTGAAACGTCTGCCGGAATGGATGGAATCTTCACAGGACCAACTTGTCTGGATCCGATCCGAAGGCGTTCCGCTCCTGCCCCTCGCGCCCGAATTTTTCTCGACATTATATCTGGATGAAGTCCTTGATCAGGGAGAGAGTGAAGACGATTTCGAGGAAAAAGCAGAACTTGCAGAAGAGTTTGATCAGCTCGACTCAGATGAGAATTCGGAGTCAGACCTCGATGTTGAAGACTGGCAGGAACTGGTAACCGTTGTTGCAGAATTGTTTACCAATCCTGAAGAGTGGTCTGAACTGGAAGATCATGAACGACAGATGGCACGGGCCGTCTATGCCGGGTATGTCACGCTGCTGGATCAATGGTTTGGACGCTTGCTGGATCAACTTTTGGATTATGCAGAATCGCAGTCGATTCTGCTAATTGTGACTGCAGCGCGGGGCGATTCCGAATTGCTGGGACCTGTCAGGCAGGTGGAAAACTGGGACCTGTTCGAGGAAGCGACGCACGTTCCACTCTTGATTTTTGATTCAGAGAATGAGCAACAGGGAACACGGCGGCAATTCCTGTCACAGTCAGCAGACATTCCCGTATCGCTGTTATCCTGGTCGGGCATTCCTCGTGAGAAAATTACCAGCGCTGGATCGAACTTGCTGACTCTGACTCGTGATCAGACGACGCTACCGGAACCGGTCATTTATGCGGCCAGTGATCGGGCGATTGCATTACGGACTGCCGAATTTTATTATCTCACATTACGTGAAGAACGAGAGACTCCTGATTCAGAAGAACCACCCTATTTGGATGAATCGTTAAAAACACAACTTTATCAAAAGCCGTCCGATCATTGGGACGTCTATGAACTGCACACGCAACTGCCTGAAATCGTAGCGCAGATGTCTGCGTTGCTGGATGAAAAAAGAATCGAACAGCATGATGAAGATTTATCATAA